A region of the Ptychodera flava strain L36383 chromosome 22, AS_Pfla_20210202, whole genome shotgun sequence genome:
CCTTTACTTTATGACAGAGGACCTCATGCCAAGCAGCCACCGGAAATCCTGCTTGAACAAGGCAGGACTGAAAAACTAGATGATCCCAGGATTAAATTTTATTCCGATAAGAAGACCAGTCAGGCAACAAAAGTGAAGTCCAAGAAAGAGGACAAATGCAAAGATGACTGTTTAAACACCGAAAATAATCAACAAAGCCATAATGTCCTGCCAGAGTCTGGAGATAGTCACAATAttgacaaaagtgaaaaaaagcaGATCTCTAATATGCACAAAGCTGAATATAAAGTGAAGGCATTGGAAGGTGAATATGCAGTTAAGGCATTGGAAGAAATCAGCAAGGAGAGACATATGCCTGAATCAACTGCTCCACAAGAGAATGGCAAAAATAAGTCTGACAGCATGAAACATTCCAAATGTCTAACCAAAGGAACCAATCATATGCCATATGGTGATGATCAAAAAACAGCTGAGGCAGAAAAGACATTTGATGTAAGTAAGATCAAAGAGAAACTCGCAGCTGCAGGAAATATTGCAACTACAGCCACTAGACCTGTGTTCAACACAAGAAAAAATGGCACCTCTCCGGTGAAGAGTAGAGCTAAAGCAAAGATTAATGATCATCTGAAAGTGGTGGATGAACAGGATAAATATTGTAGCAAAGCAGAAGCTGCTCCTGGAATCTCTGAAAATTTCATGAGCACAGAATATCAGcaactagagaaacaagttgAACATCTTGAATTTGTACAGGGTCAGCCGCTAGCAGCAATGATGCAGGACAGTGAAAGTAAAAGAGACATTGTGCCAAGCTCATCAAAAGTAGACCTGGAGTCAGGTGATATTGATTTACAGCTGAAAATGTTGAATGACAAAAGAAGTGGTATTCAACAGAAACAGGTACAACCAGTTGCTGAACATCTTGTTGATTATACAGCAAGTAGTAGCAGTTGTTGCTCAGTCTGTGATAGCTCATATAGAGATACAAACCATGTGTCTAGATCAGTAGACAGTAGAACAGATCAACTAACTGGTGTTACAGTTGGTGTAGATCGTCAAAAGAGCAAAGAGAGTAGCCCAGAAAGCCAAAAACCCGTAGCAGACTTGGAAGGACAGTGTACTTTGAAAGAGGGCTTGCAGAGCAGTGACATAGCAGGCAGTTTGGATTCCGAGCAGAAAACTGATATTGAAGAAAGAGTTGAGCAGTCTAATGTTGAAGTTCCGAGAAACAGTTGTGAATCTCAAACTGATGATAGCAGGAGATATCCTGGACATATTCCAACATTTTCAAGTGACTTCATTGGAAGCATGGGGAAGGATGAACTCAAAGCTGAtggaaatttcttgaaagagaAGAGTACGGGGCAGCACATTGATTTCTCATTGTTGAATGAAGTGGTATCTTCAGGACTTAGCCAAGTGGATGAAAAGGATGAAAGTCTTGAGGACGTAGCCAAGTGGATGAAAAGGATGAAAGTCTTGAGGACCCTGGGACTCCATGTCAGGATGAGAGGCAATATTCCAGTGAGGAAACCAATTTATCTTTTGATAAGGTAGGAGACAATAGACCAAAAGATGAAAGAGTTGATCATGATAACTGTGCTGGCACTCAATCTTGCTCTCATCAAAAGCTGCAGTGCCTTGTTGGTAAAGATATCTCCATTCCGAACGGGGAGCCAAAGGATGTCGACGCAGATTTGCCACATAAAGTTAGAGATCCTCAAAGACAGTGTATCAAGGTATCTGGGAAGAGCCCTCAAAAgcataaaataaacaataaaaacaataccAAACCAGGAATCAAAGTTTCCTCGAAGGAACCAGAAGGCGGCAGGATGGTTTGTGAAACATTGCCACCCGATGACAGGAAACGGAAGGGGGTAAACAGTATTGGAACATTGAAATCAGCTGTAGAAAGTCAGATAGATGATAGCATGGATGAACACATACAGTGTAAACCtttgaagaaaagaaaaattgtaaGCCCAGTTAAATCAAAATCAGAGACAGGGGCAACTACCGAGATTGCCTGTAAAAGCACACCAGAGAAGAAAGGAAAGAGTTTCAAACACGATATATCCACTGTCAGAGAAGATGGAAAGTGTGATACATTTGGACAAGAAAAGAATTCTGGATTGAAAGTCTCTCCAGCAAAGAAGAAAAAGACCAAAAGTGACAAGGCTTCCCCTCAGAAAGGGAAATCCCTCCAGCAGTCACAGAGAAAATGCGGTGCAAATCCAAAATCTTTGTCCACTACAGGCACTGGAAGTAATACTAACCAAGAACATGTCTCTACAGGGGATAAAAGCAACGATCGTAGTCCAGAGAAATCTAGCTCCAAAACAATCTTGCCAACAGCCTCTCCTCACAAGGAGCACTGTGATTTTGGAGATGGAGAGAAGCATACACCAACAAAGAAGGCTGTTGGCAAGGAGAAAAGGATTTCCAGCCCAGGCAAATCAACACCCAAGGAAGCAGAGTCAAAGAGTGTACTTGTGAAGAAAGAGAGCTTTACTCAGCAAGGAGTAAAGAGTTCACCAGCCAAAAAGAATGAAGCAAACAAAGATGGCGTCAATAAGGGATGCAAAGGTACACCCCAGAAGGGAGAAAAAGTGTACCCTTCTGCAAAGGGACTTATGCACAGCAAGGAGTTGACTTCTGACGACTTTAAAGGCCTGGAGAAATCTAAAGACTCTAATCAGAAAGCAAAGGCATGCAAGGCAGTGCAGGCCAAAAGTTGCTCAAAAAGTCCAGCAAAGAGTAGTGCTGAAGGTACTAGTAAGACAAGAAAGAGAAAAGCAGTGTCTCCAAGATGTGAACGTAAAGACGTCAAAAAAGACTCAAAGTGTCTTTCTGAGGAATCCAGACAAGATGAAACAACCAAAGATAAAAGAAGTACTAACAGTGATGAAATGCAGATAGGAAAGGAAAAGGAAAGAGACAAACCACAGATCTCAAGAAAAGCATGTGAGTTCTCCCCTCATCCTGTGAAGAGAGATCTTTTCGGTGGTCATCTTGAGCTTCCAGATCAGGAAAAGAAGCGAGAGTATCAATCAAGCTCAGAATCTGTAATGTCAAATGATCATATTCACAGCAATCACAGTAGCAGTGGTAGGGAAAGCTATAGGGATAGAGGAAAGTACAGACACAGAAAGCACAGCAGTTCTGGAGAAAGGTTTGAAAGATCCAGCCATTCATTGTCCAGGAGCTCTAGTCCAGATGACTGGTACCTCTTGAAGAAAAGACTGAAGATCATAGAAGAGGCTAAGAGGGCCAAGAGTCCTTCAAGACGCAGAGGCAGTAGTTCATACAAAGATGGTGGTTTCTCCAGGGGTACAGATAGCAAGCAGGAAAAGTATATGAATAAGTCAAGGTTTAGCCAGAGAGGGGACGATCCTGACAGGCCAGGTCGTCTGTTTGGAAACTCAGAGAGTGCAGAATACTTCCAAAAATCAGTAAGCAAGAGCTCGGCAGGGATAGATGATGTGTATGGATCAAGAGGGATGGATGATGTGTATGGGTTAACAAGGTCTGTCAGCAACAGTTCACCATGGATGAATGATGTGTATGGATTCACATCAAACTGGATCACCAGAAAGATAGATTTTAACAATGAGGGAATGGCAAACAGTAGCAGGCGCTTTCACGATACACAACCTTTAGAGGTCACTTCAGAAGACCAGGAATCAAGATTAGCCCAGTCAACAGACCAAGGTTCCAGACATGTTCACAAAAGCCATGTGGAAGAAAAATATGGAGATGAGCAAAGACTTTTGTACAAAGCCAATAGAAAGAGATGTTATAACCCAGACAGGTATGAGACAAGAAGTGACTATTCCAGTGACAGCAGTTATTACAGTAGGCAGTGGTGAAGAAACTTTGAACAGCAGGCTGGTAAAGGAATCAGTAGGTAAGAATTAATGTCCTTTTGCCTGCCAAATGTTCATGATCAATTCACTTCTTTGTAGGCTACAGTTCTGTGCATTGATTGTGTTTGCAGATTTATGATTGTAATAGCACATGCAATACACCAGTTTCTAAGCAAATATGGATTATGTGAATTGgtcaaatttataatttttaatGGGTATTTATGATGCTTGGGTATATAGTGCTGTGTAGTATTACCATCAAACAAGTTCTTTGCATCAGTGCAACAGAAAATATTCATATCACTTCACACATGTGTATGAAGGCTCTGCAAAGTGGTGTTTCAAGAAAAGTTCATCTATTGCACAGGACCAGTATGATGATGGGCTTGCTATAGATGACAACATATACCTGGGTCACACAGCATTATTTACTGTGACATGATATTTCGTTATCTTGCTGTTGAAGTTGAAAAACCTCAGTAAAACACCTTGAAATGCTTGTTTGTGAAATGGTTCTACTCAGGAATGAAAAGGACACGCAGTGTCCAACTGACTGAGTGCGCCCGAGAGATCTTATGATAG
Encoded here:
- the LOC139123351 gene encoding uncharacterized protein; amino-acid sequence: MADKKAMRTLLTPGSQQQEDVFLAVINSFLDDKYMIEDDWKLQAVEGLYNEDFYINYTRVKDFWENQDMVYGYVPVGFSSLMDCISKEGKSPITDLNHTLGDVRKGVNLCLYADICLKWAKQRQYANPWIVVYKVIKGRTLHVPARKSESCAYVDPLPEFNTHCCEDLPNASDSLEQQVNCSQIFLYEFDDDGQPVNTLPSHCLPWAILSFTRRSTVEATGNLPQHVNISPQKYGRVVNDHPSGSFFKKANISHAVDSKQDYDQHGSKQRMDTWKHSFTDDFDPRDSSHSRNYSHFQSKSRPPTSPYHKRSQSSGIKTLSERWSQSKPASVNRFLDRWNEKSSARQSEKVSKTFPRIEEHGASFYGQGNSFGDGHKPPPRETEKDHMLFSRSERRSSFVQEEQEKSLVHAQTASSNQYKEFKLNADGVKRSFERQDRQPSRDWTADGEKTFERRDRQPSRDGTIDGEKTFERRDRQPSRDWTADSEKSSYERRDRQPSRDGTVDGEKTFERRERQLSRDGTVAGEKSFERRERQPSRDGTVDGEKTFERRDRQPSRDGTIDGEKTFERRDRQPSRDGTVDGEKSFERRDRQPSRDGTVDGEKRIFEGRDRQPSRDGTVDGEKNSFEKRDWQLSRDGTIDSEKRNFEGRDKQPSKDGNVVSKNQGLQDGKYPVATKEYLLSTDDLAHDNLDKSGKTVIDGTESKLEKLQKDILENQKKLAKIKSQRLRFNRSHSTTSPKDDTAERITAVPAGFMDDNKSSRLSDPRIAHSRINDSSNTYRRENISDNKVGSHRGFAEEKPKTGEVSLRRHDPRTQGRQDMRIGGLEQVDGSSLVKTYKKTSRGLDDKIVDDPRSQERQEMRTGGSEQINGSSLVKTYRRTSSSQDDPVIDDKNVRNGHSRQGREYQRGSIREGSSYGNSYPGHWNERRKESYIRRGSVPEGFSKRSPDVGSGGMPGQQFDTSAFSQRRQTYSSSNRRHDRYNRNSRSYSQMNEGKVIIPGNECSEYYDKDNALVFEVEEMLYGPNKSPLEEVLPFLDTTGSPGIDTQYPDSSKPPSPICPEPSKPQSPTNPQIYEHLISGILSWLQQMSLAGVGHPQTEGVTSSLPGKANSPAFSPEVAPTGENVTVTCPFSKEDIQKLYEDTKPQDQDVQSESSVDSCMSEATKELTIQKLKFQLSHATSQEMATAINDAIAILSNLPKLESKCDIAFQKPRDIPQNGHGSRDPRLKKPRRQKIPPKKSSHPPKKYSKFEFHGRPLLYDRGPHAKQPPEILLEQGRTEKLDDPRIKFYSDKKTSQATKVKSKKEDKCKDDCLNTENNQQSHNVLPESGDSHNIDKSEKKQISNMHKAEYKVKALEGEYAVKALEEISKERHMPESTAPQENGKNKSDSMKHSKCLTKGTNHMPYGDDQKTAEAEKTFDVSKIKEKLAAAGNIATTATRPVFNTRKNGTSPVKSRAKAKINDHLKVVDEQDKYCSKAEAAPGISENFMSTEYQQLEKQVEHLEFVQGQPLAAMMQDSESKRDIVPSSSKVDLESGDIDLQLKMLNDKRSGIQQKQVQPVAEHLVDYTASSSSCCSVCDSSYRDTNHVSRSVDSRTDQLTGVTVGVDRQKSKESSPESQKPVADLEGQCTLKEGLQSSDIAGSLDSEQKTDIEERVEQSNVEVPRNSCESQTDDSRRYPGHIPTFSSDFIGSMGKDELKADGNFLKEKSTGQHIDFSLLNEVVSSGLSQVDEKDESLEDVAKWMKRMKVLRTLGLHVRMRGNIPLQCLVGKDISIPNGEPKDVDADLPHKVRDPQRQCIKVSGKSPQKHKINNKNNTKPGIKVSSKEPEGGRMVCETLPPDDRKRKGVNSIGTLKSAVESQIDDSMDEHIQCKPLKKRKIVSPVKSKSETGATTEIACKSTPEKKGKSFKHDISTVREDGKCDTFGQEKNSGLKVSPAKKKKTKSDKASPQKGKSLQQSQRKCGANPKSLSTTGTGSNTNQEHVSTGDKSNDRSPEKSSSKTILPTASPHKEHCDFGDGEKHTPTKKAVGKEKRISSPGKSTPKEAESKSVLVKKESFTQQGVKSSPAKKNEANKDGVNKGCKGTPQKGEKVYPSAKGLMHSKELTSDDFKGLEKSKDSNQKAKACKAVQAKSCSKSPAKSSAEGTSKTRKRKAVSPRCERKDVKKDSKCLSEESRQDETTKDKRSTNSDEMQIGKEKERDKPQISRKACEFSPHPVKRDLFGGHLELPDQEKKREYQSSSESVMSNDHIHSNHSSSGRESYRDRGKYRHRKHSSSGERFERSSHSLSRSSSPDDWYLLKKRLKIIEEAKRAKSPSRRRGSSSYKDGGFSRGTDSKQEKYMNKSRFSQRGDDPDRPGRLFGNSESAEYFQKSVSKSSAGIDDVYGSRGMDDVYGLTRSVSNSSPWMNDVYGFTSNWITRKIDFNNEGMANSSRRFHDTQPLEVTSEDQESRLAQSTDQGSRHVHKSHVEEKYGDEQRLLYKANRKRCYNPDRYETRSDYSSDSSYYSRQW